One Ralstonia insidiosa genomic region harbors:
- a CDS encoding response regulator: MRILLVEDEDELAAWLARALAQSGFVIERAADGVIAEAFLGSGEFDAVVLDLRLPRKDGFAVLADMRARDDRTPVLILTAQGALDERVRGLNAGADDFLTKPFALAELEARLMALIRRSRGRAFPRLRCGPLEFDTGRKAFLLSGEPLSLTPREHAALSALLHKTGQPIAKVHLFDKVFNLDSDSSPDAVEVVVHRLRKKLAGTGVQIVTVRGLGYMLEAGASDVSTVGDNTAS, encoded by the coding sequence ATGCGGATTTTGCTGGTGGAGGATGAGGACGAATTGGCGGCATGGCTGGCGCGCGCGCTGGCACAAAGCGGCTTCGTGATCGAGCGCGCAGCCGATGGCGTGATTGCGGAAGCCTTCCTCGGCTCCGGAGAATTTGACGCGGTGGTGCTGGACCTGCGGCTGCCGCGCAAGGATGGCTTTGCCGTGTTGGCCGACATGCGTGCGCGGGATGACCGCACGCCGGTGTTGATCCTCACGGCGCAGGGTGCGCTGGATGAGCGCGTGCGCGGTCTCAATGCAGGCGCGGATGACTTTCTCACCAAACCGTTCGCGCTGGCCGAGCTGGAAGCGCGACTGATGGCGCTGATTCGGCGCAGCCGCGGCCGGGCGTTCCCGCGTCTGCGTTGCGGACCGCTGGAGTTCGACACCGGGCGCAAGGCGTTCCTGCTGTCAGGCGAGCCGCTCTCGCTTACGCCGCGCGAGCACGCTGCGCTGTCGGCGCTGCTGCACAAGACCGGCCAGCCGATCGCCAAGGTGCATCTGTTCGACAAGGTCTTCAACCTCGACAGCGATTCGAGCCCCGACGCGGTGGAGGTCGTCGTGCACCGCCTGCGCAAGAAGCTGGCCGGCACGGGCGTGCAGATCGTCACCGTGCGGGGTCTGGGCTACATGCTCGAAGCCGGCGCGAGCGACGTCAGCACCGTCGGCGACAACACCGCCTCATGA
- a CDS encoding ABC transporter substrate-binding protein — translation MSSIPNSRRRWLCQAAALLAAGGAVSLEGHAQWLAGSAPELPSYYPRDYGAMIDAARREGRVTVYSTTDFAAAHPLIRAFEARYPGITVDYREQNSDDIYRRFLAELASKSPGADVVWSSAMPEQFKLVNDGHALSYASPERPYLPSWAIWKNEAYGTSYEPVVFVYNARQLSADLVPSTHADFARILNSHRDLLRGRVAAYDIEHSGSAFLFAAEDARTSPVFWDVAKALGGVNVNLYITTAAMLERVASGESLLAYDVIGSYAARYADRNPALAIKMPADYTLVATRVAFIARRAARPNAARLWLDFMLSRDGQSVMADRAFLFSLRQDVETGLTAKRLLAELGNTHRPIPVGPGLLAHQDQLRRADFLKRWRAALGR, via the coding sequence ATGTCGTCCATCCCAAATTCCCGTCGCCGCTGGCTGTGCCAGGCCGCCGCGCTGTTGGCCGCGGGGGGTGCCGTTTCGCTTGAGGGTCATGCGCAATGGCTGGCGGGCTCCGCGCCCGAACTGCCGTCGTACTACCCGCGCGACTACGGCGCGATGATCGACGCCGCCCGACGCGAAGGCCGCGTCACGGTCTATTCGACGACGGACTTTGCTGCCGCCCACCCGCTCATCCGCGCATTCGAGGCGCGCTACCCCGGCATCACCGTCGACTACCGCGAGCAGAACAGCGACGACATCTACCGACGCTTCCTCGCAGAACTTGCCTCCAAGTCGCCCGGCGCCGACGTCGTGTGGAGCTCGGCGATGCCCGAGCAGTTCAAGCTCGTCAACGATGGCCACGCGCTGTCGTATGCATCACCCGAGCGGCCCTACCTGCCGTCGTGGGCCATCTGGAAGAACGAAGCCTATGGCACGAGCTACGAGCCGGTCGTCTTCGTCTACAACGCGCGTCAGTTGTCCGCCGACTTGGTGCCGTCCACGCACGCCGATTTCGCCCGCATCCTCAACAGCCATCGCGACTTGCTGCGCGGCCGCGTTGCCGCGTACGACATCGAGCACTCGGGCTCCGCCTTCCTGTTTGCGGCGGAAGATGCGCGCACCTCCCCCGTGTTCTGGGATGTTGCCAAGGCATTGGGTGGCGTCAACGTCAACCTGTACATCACCACGGCCGCCATGCTCGAGCGCGTCGCCTCCGGTGAAAGCCTGCTTGCCTATGACGTGATCGGCTCGTACGCCGCGCGCTACGCCGATCGCAATCCCGCGCTCGCCATCAAGATGCCGGCCGACTACACGCTGGTCGCCACCCGCGTCGCCTTCATTGCTCGCCGCGCTGCCCGGCCGAACGCTGCGCGCCTGTGGCTCGACTTCATGCTCTCGCGTGACGGCCAGAGTGTGATGGCCGACCGCGCATTCCTTTTCTCGCTGCGTCAGGACGTCGAGACCGGGTTGACCGCCAAGCGCCTGCTTGCCGAACTGGGCAATACGCATCGGCCCATTCCGGTTGGCCCGGGTTTACTCGCCCATCAAGATCAGCTGCGCCGTGCCGATTTCCTGAAGCGATGGCGCGCTGCGCTCGGTCGTTAA
- a CDS encoding porin, whose protein sequence is MKMKLFAAAVAALAAGGAYAQSSVTLYGVVDAGLTYANKVPGATAGSSGSRIGLDSGGLSGSRWGLRGVEDLGGGLKGIFNLESGFNIDTGTSGQGGRLFGRNAYVGLQGQWGQLTLGRQQNLLYDFSLIYDPMAIATRYSLASQDAFFSGRADNAVKYIGTFGGLSVSALYSFNNNGNEVAGSSKTGREWSLGANYAGGPLGIGAVYDSTNSTVVGSDNKEQRATIAGTYAFGPAKLYAGYRWYKANYATVAGNGNLRSNLYWAGLGYQATPALTLTGTAYYQQFKNSGTGNPWLFVVGTDYALSKRTDAYFNLAYAKNSGGSGLGVIGLNDASYAGTTLTNGSQVFSGPNNSNNQFGATVGLRHKF, encoded by the coding sequence ATGAAGATGAAACTGTTTGCAGCTGCTGTTGCAGCTCTGGCCGCCGGTGGCGCCTATGCACAATCCTCCGTGACCCTGTACGGTGTGGTCGACGCTGGTCTGACCTACGCAAACAAGGTGCCGGGCGCAACCGCTGGTTCGAGCGGCTCGCGTATTGGCCTGGATTCGGGCGGCCTGTCGGGCTCGCGTTGGGGCCTGCGTGGCGTTGAAGACCTGGGCGGTGGCCTGAAGGGTATCTTCAACCTGGAAAGCGGCTTCAACATTGACACCGGCACGTCGGGTCAAGGTGGCCGTCTGTTCGGTCGTAACGCTTACGTTGGTCTGCAAGGCCAGTGGGGTCAACTGACCCTGGGTCGTCAGCAAAACCTGCTGTACGACTTCTCGCTGATCTATGACCCGATGGCAATTGCCACGCGTTACTCGCTGGCTTCGCAAGACGCCTTCTTCTCGGGTCGTGCTGACAACGCCGTCAAGTACATCGGCACGTTCGGTGGCCTGAGCGTCTCGGCTCTGTACTCGTTCAACAACAACGGCAACGAAGTTGCTGGCAGCAGCAAGACCGGCCGTGAGTGGAGCCTGGGTGCTAACTACGCTGGCGGCCCGCTGGGCATCGGCGCAGTGTATGACTCGACCAACTCGACGGTTGTTGGCAGCGACAACAAGGAACAACGCGCCACGATCGCTGGCACGTACGCCTTCGGTCCGGCCAAGCTGTACGCTGGCTACCGTTGGTACAAGGCTAACTACGCAACCGTTGCTGGCAATGGCAACCTGCGTTCGAACCTGTACTGGGCAGGCCTGGGCTACCAAGCTACGCCGGCTCTGACGCTGACGGGTACGGCTTACTACCAACAGTTCAAGAACAGCGGCACGGGCAACCCGTGGCTGTTCGTGGTCGGCACCGACTACGCTCTGTCGAAGCGCACCGACGCTTACTTCAACCTGGCCTATGCTAAGAACAGCGGCGGTTCGGGTCTGGGCGTGATCGGCCTGAACGACGCTAGCTACGCTGGTACGACGCTGACGAACGGCAGCCAAGTGTTCTCGGGCCCGAACAACAGCAACAACCAGTTCGGCGCTACCGTCGGCCTGCGTCACAAGTTCTAA
- a CDS encoding Do family serine endopeptidase, translating to MLRRFWLFFAQAVTVVLAVWFVIATLKPEWLQRGKMAVQSGSPIVALKEVAPIGHGGTSSNSYAEAAKVAMPAVVNIFSSKNAPKRNNNPQASTDPWFRFFFGDRAPEQRQEPTASLGSGVIVSSEGYILTNHHVVDGADEIEVALTDGRKANAKVVGSDPETDLAVLKINLPDLPAITLGRLENVRVGDVVLAIGNPFGVGQTVTMGIVSALGRSHLGINTFENFIQTDAAINPGNSGGALVDADGNLLGINTAIYSRSGGSLGIGFAIPVSLAKQVMESIISTGSVVRGWIGVEPQDVTPEIAESFGLSRKDGALIAAVVQGGPADRAGLRPGDILTSVNGQPIADTTALLNSIAQLKPGAEAKVAVSRKGKAVELTIVVGKRPAPTRRNVPMPSQDEEEQ from the coding sequence ATGTTGCGCCGCTTTTGGCTGTTTTTTGCACAAGCCGTCACGGTCGTCCTGGCCGTCTGGTTTGTGATTGCCACCCTCAAGCCCGAGTGGCTCCAGCGGGGCAAGATGGCTGTGCAGTCCGGCTCGCCCATCGTCGCACTGAAAGAAGTCGCGCCGATCGGCCACGGCGGCACCTCCAGCAACTCCTACGCGGAAGCCGCCAAGGTGGCAATGCCGGCGGTGGTCAACATCTTCAGCAGCAAGAACGCTCCGAAGCGCAACAACAACCCACAGGCCAGCACAGACCCGTGGTTCCGCTTCTTCTTTGGCGACCGCGCCCCCGAGCAACGCCAGGAGCCGACAGCCAGCCTGGGCTCGGGCGTCATTGTCAGCTCGGAAGGCTACATTCTAACGAACCACCATGTGGTGGATGGCGCCGACGAAATCGAAGTGGCGCTTACCGATGGCCGCAAGGCTAACGCCAAGGTGGTTGGCTCCGACCCGGAGACCGACCTGGCGGTCCTCAAGATCAATCTGCCCGACCTGCCGGCCATCACGCTGGGCCGCCTGGAAAACGTGCGCGTTGGCGACGTGGTGCTCGCCATTGGCAATCCGTTCGGTGTGGGCCAGACGGTGACAATGGGCATCGTCTCGGCGCTGGGCCGCAGCCACCTGGGCATCAACACGTTCGAGAACTTCATCCAGACCGACGCGGCGATCAACCCTGGTAACTCAGGCGGCGCATTGGTGGATGCCGACGGCAACCTGCTCGGCATCAACACGGCCATCTATTCGCGCTCGGGAGGCTCGCTTGGGATTGGCTTCGCGATTCCCGTGTCGCTGGCCAAGCAGGTGATGGAGTCGATCATCTCGACCGGCAGCGTGGTGCGTGGCTGGATCGGCGTTGAACCACAAGACGTGACACCGGAGATTGCCGAATCATTCGGCCTGTCGCGCAAGGATGGCGCGCTGATCGCTGCGGTAGTCCAAGGGGGACCGGCGGATCGAGCAGGCCTGCGCCCCGGCGACATCCTCACCAGCGTGAACGGCCAACCGATTGCCGACACGACCGCGCTGCTGAACAGCATTGCCCAGCTCAAGCCTGGCGCGGAAGCCAAGGTGGCCGTGTCGCGCAAGGGCAAGGCAGTCGAACTCACGATTGTCGTCGGCAAGCGCCCGGCGCCAACGCGACGCAACGTACCGATGCCCTCTCAGGACGAAGAAGAGCAGTAA
- a CDS encoding Nif3-like dinuclear metal center hexameric protein: protein MDRKELELYLNDLLQAARFRDYCPNGLQVQGREDVTHIVTGVTASLALIEAAVDARADAILVHHGYFWKGEDARIVGQKHARLKRLLANDLNLFAYHLPLDAHPEFGNNAQLGTLLGIEPKGRFGDDELGWIGSLPQATTLGVFAESVAARLNRAPLVLGEADRPVRTVGWCTGGAQGWFEAAVAAGVDVYLSGEASEQTTHLARESGVAYIGAGHHATERGGVQALGNHLAERFGVRHTFIDIPNPV, encoded by the coding sequence ATGGATCGAAAAGAACTTGAATTGTACTTGAACGACCTGTTGCAAGCGGCCCGTTTTCGGGACTATTGCCCCAACGGTCTGCAAGTGCAGGGTCGCGAAGACGTCACCCACATTGTGACGGGGGTCACCGCCAGTTTGGCTTTGATTGAGGCGGCTGTCGATGCGCGTGCCGATGCCATCCTCGTGCATCACGGCTATTTCTGGAAGGGCGAGGACGCCCGCATCGTAGGTCAGAAGCACGCGCGTCTGAAGCGGCTTCTTGCGAACGACCTGAATCTCTTCGCCTACCACTTGCCGCTGGATGCGCATCCGGAGTTCGGCAACAACGCACAACTGGGCACATTGCTTGGTATCGAGCCCAAGGGTCGCTTTGGCGACGATGAACTGGGTTGGATCGGCTCGTTGCCCCAGGCGACCACGCTGGGTGTGTTTGCCGAGTCGGTCGCGGCCCGGCTGAACCGGGCGCCGCTGGTGCTCGGCGAAGCCGACCGGCCGGTGCGTACGGTCGGTTGGTGCACGGGCGGCGCGCAGGGCTGGTTTGAAGCGGCCGTCGCGGCGGGGGTGGATGTCTACCTGAGCGGCGAGGCATCCGAGCAGACCACGCATCTGGCGCGCGAATCCGGTGTGGCCTACATCGGAGCGGGCCACCATGCCACCGAGCGCGGTGGCGTTCAGGCGCTCGGCAACCACCTCGCCGAGCGCTTTGGCGTGCGTCACACCTTCATCGATATTCCGAATCCGGTGTGA
- the mscL gene encoding large conductance mechanosensitive channel protein MscL, with the protein MALVQDFKKFAMRGNVIDLAVGVIIGAAFGKIVDSLVNDLIMPLIGRIVGKLDFSNLYIQLADAPAGVPQTLADLKKAGVPVFAYGNFITVAVNFLILAFIVFLMVRAITRMTEANKAPEAAPATPEDTVLLREIRDSLKAKG; encoded by the coding sequence ATGGCACTTGTGCAAGACTTCAAAAAATTCGCGATGCGCGGCAACGTCATCGACCTGGCAGTCGGTGTGATCATCGGTGCGGCGTTCGGCAAAATTGTCGACTCGCTGGTCAATGACCTGATCATGCCGCTGATCGGCCGTATCGTCGGCAAGCTCGATTTCTCGAATCTGTATATCCAGTTGGCCGACGCCCCTGCAGGCGTGCCGCAGACGCTGGCCGATCTGAAGAAGGCAGGCGTGCCGGTCTTCGCCTACGGCAACTTCATCACCGTGGCGGTCAACTTCCTGATCCTGGCGTTTATCGTGTTTCTGATGGTGCGCGCCATCACGCGCATGACCGAGGCCAACAAGGCACCCGAAGCCGCCCCAGCAACGCCGGAAGACACTGTGCTGCTGCGCGAGATCCGCGACAGCCTCAAGGCCAAGGGTTAA
- the petA gene encoding ubiquinol-cytochrome c reductase iron-sulfur subunit — protein MSDQQNVDKGRRNLLIATSVAGGVGGVAVAAPFVCTFAPSEKARAAGAPVEADVSDLAPGQMKVVEWRGKPVWLLKRTPEMLESLKKTDAEVADPKSDVPFTMKTPDYCKNETRSRAEHKDLLVVVGICSHLGCSPSGPFPAGANVQLAGDPGFVCPCHGSTFDLAGRVFKNKPAPQNLDVPPFMFLSDTKLVIGKDEKGEA, from the coding sequence ATGAGTGACCAGCAAAACGTCGATAAAGGGCGCCGCAATCTGTTGATTGCGACGTCCGTCGCTGGTGGTGTGGGAGGGGTTGCAGTTGCGGCCCCTTTCGTTTGCACATTCGCACCATCTGAAAAAGCCCGTGCAGCGGGCGCGCCCGTAGAGGCGGACGTGAGTGACCTGGCGCCTGGCCAGATGAAGGTGGTGGAATGGCGCGGCAAGCCGGTCTGGTTGCTCAAGCGCACGCCCGAAATGCTGGAATCGCTCAAGAAAACCGACGCTGAAGTCGCCGACCCCAAGTCCGACGTGCCCTTCACCATGAAGACGCCGGACTACTGCAAGAACGAAACCCGCTCCCGCGCCGAACATAAAGACCTGTTGGTCGTGGTCGGCATCTGCTCTCACCTGGGTTGCTCTCCGTCCGGTCCGTTTCCCGCAGGCGCCAACGTGCAGCTTGCCGGCGACCCCGGCTTCGTCTGCCCCTGTCATGGCTCCACGTTCGACCTGGCAGGCCGCGTGTTCAAGAACAAGCCGGCCCCGCAGAACCTGGACGTTCCGCCGTTCATGTTCCTGTCGGACACGAAGCTGGTGATCGGTAAAGACGAGAAAGGGGAGGCTTGA
- a CDS encoding cytochrome b: MMAEKKVETTGLLGWIDARFPASELWKAHLSEYYAPKNFNFWYFFGSLALLVLVIQILTGIFLVMNYKPDGTLNAAGIPVAYASVEFIMREVPWGWLVRYMHSTGASAFFVVVYMHMFRGMLYGSYRKPRELVWIFGCLIFLCLMAEAFMGYLLPWGQMSYWGAQVIVNLFSAIPLIGPDLSLWIRGDYVVSDATLNRFFSFHVIAVPLVLLGLVVAHIIALHEVGSNNPDGVEIKAKKDERGIPLDGIPFHPYYSVHDIVGVAVFLFIFSAIVFFAPEMGGYFLEANNFIPADSLKTPPHIAPVWYFTPFYSMLRATTSDFLPVLWGFLAIMLGLLFVRSKSMKVKGVAVAVAVILALGFAFIDAKFWGVVVMGGSVVIFFFLPWLDQSPVKSIRYRPGFHKTLLILFVIAFAVLGYLGIQPPSPIGSIISQIGTILYFAFFLAMPIWSRIGTFKPVPERVTFTPH; the protein is encoded by the coding sequence ATCATGGCCGAGAAGAAGGTGGAGACAACCGGGCTGCTGGGCTGGATCGATGCGCGCTTCCCGGCATCCGAGCTGTGGAAGGCGCATCTGTCGGAATACTACGCGCCGAAGAATTTCAACTTCTGGTATTTCTTTGGCTCACTGGCGCTGCTGGTGCTGGTGATCCAGATCCTCACCGGCATCTTCCTGGTGATGAACTACAAGCCGGACGGCACGCTCAACGCCGCCGGCATCCCCGTCGCCTACGCGAGCGTGGAGTTCATCATGCGCGAAGTGCCGTGGGGCTGGCTGGTGCGCTACATGCACTCGACCGGCGCGTCGGCGTTCTTTGTCGTGGTCTACATGCACATGTTCCGCGGCATGCTGTACGGCTCGTACCGCAAGCCGCGCGAGCTGGTTTGGATCTTCGGCTGCCTGATCTTCCTGTGCCTGATGGCCGAAGCCTTCATGGGCTATCTGCTGCCGTGGGGCCAGATGTCGTACTGGGGCGCGCAGGTGATCGTGAACCTGTTCTCCGCCATCCCGCTGATCGGCCCGGACCTGTCGCTGTGGATTCGCGGTGACTACGTGGTGTCGGACGCAACGCTGAACCGCTTCTTCTCGTTCCACGTGATTGCCGTGCCGCTGGTGCTGCTGGGCCTAGTGGTGGCGCACATCATCGCGCTGCATGAAGTGGGCTCGAACAACCCGGACGGTGTCGAGATCAAGGCCAAGAAGGATGAGCGTGGCATTCCGCTCGACGGCATTCCGTTCCACCCGTACTACTCGGTGCACGACATCGTGGGCGTGGCGGTGTTCCTGTTCATCTTCAGCGCGATCGTGTTCTTCGCGCCGGAAATGGGCGGCTACTTCCTGGAAGCCAACAACTTCATCCCGGCAGACTCGCTGAAGACGCCGCCGCACATTGCGCCGGTGTGGTATTTCACGCCGTTCTACTCGATGCTGCGTGCGACCACGTCGGACTTCCTGCCGGTCCTGTGGGGCTTCCTGGCGATCATGCTGGGCCTGCTGTTCGTGCGTTCGAAGAGCATGAAGGTCAAGGGCGTGGCGGTGGCGGTGGCCGTGATTCTGGCGCTGGGCTTTGCCTTCATCGACGCCAAGTTCTGGGGCGTGGTGGTGATGGGCGGCTCGGTGGTGATCTTCTTCTTCCTGCCGTGGCTGGATCAATCGCCGGTCAAGTCGATCCGCTATCGTCCGGGCTTCCACAAGACGCTGCTGATCCTCTTCGTGATCGCCTTTGCGGTGCTGGGCTACCTGGGTATCCAGCCGCCGAGCCCGATCGGTTCGATCATCTCGCAGATCGGCACCATTCTGTACTTCGCGTTCTTCCTCGCGATGCCGATCTGGAGCCGGATCGGGACGTTCAAGCCAGTGCCTGAGCGCGTCACGTTCACGCCGCACTGA
- a CDS encoding cytochrome c1: MKKLLAIFALAGLVFAAPVMANEGGVPLDSAPNQSSDTSALQRGAKLFVNYCLNCHGASAMRYNRLRDIGLSEEQIQKNLLFTSDKVGDLMHIAMSRDDAKKWFGAVPPDLSVIARARGSDWLYTYLRTFYRDDTRPTGWNNLVFDKVGMPHVLWELQGQQVPKYAEVKSEHGEVEKKLVGFELAVPGKMSKVEYDQAAADLVTYLDWMAEPAGNLRKRLGVWVLLFIGVFFVLAWRLNAAYWKDIK; encoded by the coding sequence ATGAAAAAGCTGCTCGCGATTTTCGCCTTGGCCGGTCTCGTGTTTGCCGCGCCTGTGATGGCCAATGAGGGCGGCGTGCCGCTCGATTCGGCGCCCAACCAATCCAGCGACACGTCCGCGCTGCAGCGCGGTGCCAAGCTGTTCGTCAACTACTGCCTGAACTGCCACGGCGCAAGCGCGATGCGCTACAACCGCCTGCGCGATATCGGCCTCTCCGAAGAGCAGATCCAGAAGAACCTGCTGTTCACGTCGGACAAGGTCGGTGACCTGATGCATATCGCCATGTCGCGAGACGACGCCAAGAAGTGGTTCGGCGCCGTGCCGCCGGACCTGTCGGTGATTGCGCGCGCGCGCGGCAGCGATTGGCTCTACACCTACCTGCGCACGTTCTACCGCGACGACACGCGTCCGACCGGCTGGAACAACCTGGTGTTCGACAAGGTCGGCATGCCGCACGTGCTGTGGGAGTTGCAGGGTCAGCAGGTGCCGAAGTACGCCGAAGTGAAGTCCGAGCACGGCGAGGTCGAGAAGAAGCTCGTCGGCTTTGAACTGGCGGTGCCGGGCAAGATGAGCAAGGTCGAATACGACCAGGCAGCGGCCGACCTTGTCACGTATCTGGACTGGATGGCAGAGCCTGCCGGCAACCTGCGCAAGCGCCTGGGCGTGTGGGTTCTGTTGTTCATTGGCGTGTTCTTTGTGCTGGCCTGGCGCCTGAATGCGGCCTATTGGAAGGACATCAAGTAA
- a CDS encoding glutathione S-transferase N-terminal domain-containing protein, which produces MMVLYSGTTCPFSQRCRLVLFEKGMDFEIRDVDLFNKPEDIAVMNPYGQVPILVERDLILYESNIINEYIDERFPHPQLMPADPVQRARARLFLFNFEKELFTHVSVLENEKGKAAEKNHEKARAAIRDRLTQLAPIFLKNKYMLGEEFSMLDVAIAPLLWRLDHYGIEVSKNAAPLMKYAERIFSRPAYIEALTPSEKVMRR; this is translated from the coding sequence ATGATGGTCTTGTACTCGGGCACCACTTGCCCGTTCTCGCAGCGTTGCCGCCTCGTCCTGTTCGAAAAGGGCATGGATTTCGAGATTCGCGACGTCGATCTCTTCAACAAGCCGGAAGACATCGCGGTGATGAACCCGTACGGCCAGGTACCCATCCTGGTCGAGCGTGACCTCATCCTGTACGAGTCGAACATCATCAACGAGTACATCGACGAGCGCTTCCCGCACCCGCAGCTGATGCCGGCTGACCCGGTGCAGCGCGCCCGTGCTCGCCTGTTCCTGTTCAACTTTGAAAAGGAACTCTTCACGCACGTGTCGGTGCTGGAGAACGAAAAGGGCAAGGCTGCCGAGAAAAATCACGAGAAGGCGCGTGCCGCCATCCGTGACCGCCTCACGCAGCTCGCTCCGATCTTCCTGAAGAACAAGTACATGCTGGGCGAAGAGTTCTCGATGCTCGACGTGGCGATCGCGCCGCTGTTGTGGCGCCTGGATCACTACGGCATTGAAGTCTCGAAGAACGCCGCACCGCTGATGAAATACGCCGAGCGTATCTTCAGCCGTCCGGCGTATATTGAAGCGCTGACCCCGTCGGAAAAGGTCATGCGCCGCTGA
- a CDS encoding ClpXP protease specificity-enhancing factor, with the protein MSETSTKPYLIRAIYEWCTDNGFTPYIAVFVDNSTNVPREFVKNDEIVLNVSFDATSQLDMGNEWITFSARFSGVSRKIEVPVENVLAVYARENGQGMAFPVERSTPTTQAATERENNPPPKLAAVDSESAPAPVAAEVDGGPEDEPPPNVPRIGGKPALKVVK; encoded by the coding sequence ATGTCGGAAACCTCCACCAAGCCCTATCTGATCCGGGCCATTTACGAATGGTGCACGGACAACGGCTTCACGCCGTACATTGCTGTCTTCGTCGATAACAGTACCAACGTGCCGCGCGAGTTCGTCAAGAATGACGAGATCGTGCTGAACGTGAGCTTTGACGCGACCAGTCAGCTCGACATGGGCAACGAGTGGATTACGTTTAGCGCGCGCTTCTCAGGCGTGTCGCGCAAGATCGAAGTGCCGGTCGAGAACGTGCTCGCCGTCTACGCGCGCGAGAATGGGCAGGGCATGGCCTTCCCGGTTGAGCGCAGTACGCCGACCACGCAAGCCGCCACCGAACGCGAGAACAATCCGCCGCCCAAGTTGGCTGCAGTGGACTCCGAATCGGCGCCTGCACCGGTTGCCGCAGAGGTGGATGGCGGCCCGGAAGACGAGCCGCCGCCGAATGTGCCACGAATTGGTGGCAAACCTGCACTGAAGGTCGTCAAGTAA
- a CDS encoding antibiotic biosynthesis monooxygenase family protein, whose amino-acid sequence MLSLRPLDPVAPIEQQLHCASTPVVLVNLFTVAEADIPALMVAWKHDANWMKLQPGYISTQLHRAVGASAMFMNYAVWESVDHFRAAFTHPEFANALAAYPSSAVAQPHLFSKVSVPNLCTA is encoded by the coding sequence ATGCTTTCGTTGCGCCCCCTTGATCCCGTCGCTCCTATTGAGCAACAGCTCCACTGCGCATCAACCCCAGTCGTCCTGGTGAATCTCTTCACTGTGGCAGAAGCAGATATCCCTGCCCTGATGGTTGCCTGGAAGCACGACGCCAACTGGATGAAACTCCAGCCCGGGTACATCTCGACCCAACTGCACAGGGCTGTCGGCGCAAGCGCTATGTTCATGAACTACGCAGTCTGGGAGTCGGTCGACCATTTCCGTGCTGCGTTCACCCATCCCGAGTTCGCCAACGCACTGGCTGCATACCCCTCCAGCGCCGTTGCGCAGCCGCACCTCTTCTCGAAGGTGTCGGTCCCCAACCTCTGCACGGCTTGA
- a CDS encoding MarR family winged helix-turn-helix transcriptional regulator, with amino-acid sequence MTLEKHTLAGEALTNLVLELFRLNNRMLTAGDRLVADIGLTSARWQVLGTIAAAERPQPVAWLARDMGANRQNIQRIVNDLVRDGLLEFQPNPHHRRAQLVVLTSAGRDAFANAMRVEVPWANALADGLEPSDLQTTHQVLTALRRRLEGATESESLE; translated from the coding sequence ATGACCCTGGAAAAGCACACACTTGCCGGTGAGGCATTGACGAATCTTGTTCTGGAGCTGTTCCGGCTGAACAACCGCATGCTGACGGCCGGCGATCGCTTGGTGGCCGACATTGGCCTGACCAGCGCCAGGTGGCAGGTGTTGGGAACGATCGCAGCGGCTGAGCGTCCTCAGCCTGTGGCCTGGTTGGCCCGCGACATGGGAGCCAACCGCCAGAATATCCAACGCATCGTCAATGACCTGGTAAGAGACGGGTTGCTCGAATTCCAACCCAATCCCCACCATCGGCGCGCTCAACTTGTCGTCTTGACGAGCGCAGGGCGCGACGCGTTTGCCAACGCCATGCGCGTTGAAGTGCCGTGGGCCAACGCGCTCGCGGACGGGCTCGAACCGTCGGATCTTCAGACCACGCATCAAGTGCTAACCGCCCTACGCAGGCGGCTTGAGGGCGCCACCGAGTCTGAGTCGCTGGAATAG